In a genomic window of Enterobacter asburiae:
- a CDS encoding branched-chain amino acid ABC transporter permease, translating to MKNPLSCLKGDTIKAIILVCLAVGVVGMSYGSLAMAYGFPLWVPFVLSLTVLAGASEFMFIGIVASGGNPLAAAAAGLLVNARHVPFGVTVRELVGKRGLSYLGCHIMNDESVVFGLSQKTPEQRKAAYWLCGLGVAIIWPVGALLGAMVGKLLPAPETIGLDAVFPAILLALVVPAFKNRTTLIRACSGAALSLAAVPFAPVGLPVLLSLLGLAARKK from the coding sequence ATGAAGAATCCTCTCTCTTGCCTGAAAGGCGACACGATAAAAGCAATCATCCTGGTTTGCCTCGCGGTTGGGGTCGTTGGGATGTCCTACGGCTCGCTGGCGATGGCCTACGGTTTCCCGCTCTGGGTGCCGTTTGTCCTCTCCCTCACCGTGCTGGCGGGTGCATCGGAGTTTATGTTTATCGGCATTGTGGCAAGCGGCGGCAATCCGCTGGCGGCAGCGGCCGCCGGTTTGCTGGTTAACGCGCGCCACGTGCCGTTTGGCGTGACGGTGCGTGAACTGGTGGGTAAACGGGGTTTGAGCTATCTCGGCTGTCACATCATGAACGATGAAAGCGTGGTTTTTGGCCTGTCGCAAAAAACGCCCGAGCAGCGTAAGGCAGCCTACTGGCTATGCGGCTTAGGCGTGGCGATTATCTGGCCGGTGGGCGCCCTGCTGGGTGCCATGGTCGGCAAACTGCTGCCGGCCCCGGAAACCATCGGGCTGGATGCGGTATTTCCGGCGATTTTACTGGCGTTAGTGGTACCCGCGTTTAAAAACCGTACCACGCTGATCCGCGCCTGCAGCGGTGCCGCATTATCACTGGCTGCCGTGCCGTTTGCCCCGGTGGGCTTACCGGTTCTGCTCTCGTTACTCGGTCTCGCTGCGAGGAAAAAATAA
- the dtd gene encoding D-tyrosyl-tRNA(Tyr) deacylase: MIALIQRVTRASVTVEGEVTGEIGPGLLVLLGVEKDDDEQKANRLCERVLGYRIFSDAEGKMNLNVQQAGGSVLVVSQFTLAADTERGMRPSFSKGAAPDRAEALYEYFVERCHQQEMNTQTGRFAADMQVSLVNDGPVTFWLQV; encoded by the coding sequence ATGATTGCATTGATACAGCGCGTAACCCGTGCCAGCGTCACCGTGGAGGGAGAGGTGACGGGTGAAATTGGCCCAGGACTTTTGGTGTTGTTAGGTGTCGAAAAGGATGATGACGAACAAAAAGCTAACCGCTTATGCGAGCGCGTGCTGGGCTACCGCATATTCAGCGATGCGGAAGGCAAGATGAACCTGAACGTCCAGCAGGCGGGCGGGAGCGTGCTGGTGGTTTCCCAGTTTACGCTGGCAGCGGATACCGAGCGCGGCATGCGCCCGAGTTTCTCTAAAGGCGCCGCGCCGGATCGTGCAGAAGCACTTTACGAGTACTTTGTTGAGCGTTGTCACCAACAGGAAATGAATACGCAAACCGGACGATTCGCTGCAGATATGCAGGTCTCGCTGGTGAACGATGGCCCCGTCACATTCTGGCTCCAGGTATGA
- the fdhD gene encoding formate dehydrogenase accessory sulfurtransferase FdhD gives MSKQNRATRSSPLPAGIVELSVRRPPHITHATPDFLAEEVPVALVYNGISHVVMMASPKDLELFAIGFSLSEGIIAHPQEIYGMDVVQACNGLEVQIELSSRRFMGLKERRRALAGRTGCGVCGVEQLNDIGKPVVPLPFTQTFNLAHLDRALEHLNDVQPIGQLSGCTHAAAWVLPSGDIAGGHEDVGRHVALDKLLGRRARESDVWQQGAALVSSRASYEMVQKSAMCGVEILFAVSAATTLAVDVAERCNLTLVGFCKPGRATIYTHPQRLIVNQ, from the coding sequence GTGTCTAAACAAAACCGTGCTACCCGTTCATCGCCATTGCCTGCGGGCATTGTGGAACTGTCGGTACGCAGACCGCCCCACATTACCCATGCCACGCCGGATTTTCTGGCAGAAGAAGTGCCCGTTGCCCTCGTTTACAACGGTATTTCGCATGTGGTGATGATGGCTTCGCCGAAAGATCTCGAACTGTTCGCCATCGGTTTTTCCCTCTCGGAAGGCATCATTGCGCACCCGCAGGAGATCTACGGCATGGACGTGGTGCAGGCCTGTAACGGTCTTGAAGTGCAAATCGAACTTTCCAGCCGCCGCTTTATGGGGCTGAAAGAGCGCCGCCGCGCGCTGGCAGGGCGCACCGGCTGCGGCGTGTGTGGCGTTGAGCAGCTCAATGATATTGGCAAGCCCGTTGTGCCACTGCCGTTTACCCAGACCTTTAATCTGGCGCATCTCGACCGTGCGCTTGAGCACCTCAACGATGTACAGCCCATCGGCCAGCTGAGCGGCTGTACGCACGCGGCGGCGTGGGTGCTGCCGTCGGGGGATATTGCCGGAGGGCATGAAGACGTGGGTCGACACGTTGCGCTGGACAAACTATTAGGCCGTCGTGCGCGGGAAAGCGATGTCTGGCAGCAGGGGGCTGCGCTTGTATCCAGCCGCGCCAGCTATGAGATGGTGCAGAAGTCCGCCATGTGCGGCGTGGAGATCCTGTTTGCGGTGTCGGCGGCAACCACGCTGGCGGTGGACGTTGCGGAGCGCTGCAACCTGACGCTGGTGGGCTTCTGCAAGCCGGGAAGGGCGACGATTTATACCCATCCGCAGCGGTTAATAGTTAATCAGTAA
- the fdnG gene encoding formate dehydrogenase-N subunit alpha — translation MQVSRRQFFKICAGGMAGTTAAALGFAPGVALAETRQYKLLRTRETRNTCTYCSVGCGLLMYSLGDGAKNAKASIFHIEGDPDHPVNRGALCPKGAGLVDFIHSESRLKFPEYRAPGSDKWQQISWEEAFDRIAKHIKEDRDANFIEKNADGVTVNRWLSTGMLCASASSNETGYLTQKFTRALGMLAVDNQARVUHGPTVASLAPTFGRGAMTNHWVDIKNANLIVVMGGNAAEAHPVGFRWAMEAKIHNGAKLIVIDPRFTRTASVADFYTPIRSGTDITFLSGVLLYLMTNEKYNREYTEAYTNASLIVREDYHFEDGLFSGYDAEKRKYDKTSWNYELDEKGFAKRDTTLQHPRCVWNLLKEHVSRYTPEVVENICGTPKADFLKVCELIAETSAKDKTASFLYALGWTQHSIGAQNIRTMAMVQLLLGNMGMAGGGVNALRGHSNIQGLTDLGLLSQSLPGYMNLPSEKQTDLQTYLTASTPKPLLEGQVNYWGNYPKFFVSMMKAFFGDKATAENSWGFDWLPKWDKGYDVLQYFEMMHQGKVNGYLCQGFNPVASFPNKNKVVESLSKLKFLVTIDPLNTETSTFWQNHGESNDVDPSKIQTEVFRLPSTCFAEENGSIVNSGRWLQWHWKGADAPGIAMNDGEILAGIFLRLRKMYAEEGGANPEPVLNMTWNYSTPENPAPEEVAMESNGKALADVIDPATGTVLAKKGDQLSTFAHLRDDGTTSSGCWIFAGSWTPKGNQMANRDNADPSGLGNTLGWAWAWPLNRRILYNRASADPQGNPWDPKRQLLKWDGAKWGGVDIPDYSTAAPGSDVGPFIMQPEGMGRLFAIDKMAEGPFPEHYEPFETPLGTNPLHPNVVSNPAARIFKSDFEALGKKDKFPYVGTTYRLTEHFHYWTKHALLNAIAQPEQFVEIGEKLANKLGIAHGDTVKVSSNRGYIKAKAVVTKRIRTLNVHGQQVDTIGIPIHWGYEGVAKKGFIANTLTPFVGDANTQTPEFKAFLVNVEKV, via the coding sequence ATGCAGGTCAGCAGAAGGCAGTTCTTTAAGATCTGCGCTGGCGGTATGGCAGGCACCACGGCAGCGGCACTGGGCTTTGCGCCTGGCGTAGCGCTGGCGGAAACGCGGCAGTACAAACTGCTGCGCACCCGCGAAACCCGTAACACCTGTACGTACTGCTCCGTCGGCTGTGGGCTGTTGATGTATAGCCTCGGCGACGGTGCTAAAAACGCCAAAGCGTCTATTTTCCATATCGAAGGCGACCCGGATCATCCGGTCAACCGCGGCGCATTGTGCCCGAAAGGGGCCGGTCTGGTGGACTTTATCCATTCCGAAAGCCGCCTGAAATTCCCGGAATACCGCGCGCCTGGTTCCGACAAATGGCAGCAAATCAGCTGGGAAGAGGCGTTCGACCGCATCGCAAAACATATCAAAGAAGACCGCGATGCCAACTTTATTGAGAAGAACGCCGACGGCGTCACGGTTAACCGCTGGCTCTCCACCGGGATGCTGTGTGCTTCTGCCTCCAGTAACGAAACCGGTTATTTAACCCAGAAATTTACGCGCGCACTCGGTATGCTCGCGGTCGACAACCAGGCGCGTGTCTGACACGGACCAACGGTAGCAAGTCTTGCTCCAACATTTGGTCGCGGTGCGATGACCAACCACTGGGTCGACATCAAGAACGCCAACCTCATTGTGGTGATGGGCGGTAACGCCGCTGAAGCGCACCCTGTCGGGTTCCGCTGGGCGATGGAAGCCAAAATCCACAACGGTGCGAAACTGATTGTGATCGATCCCCGCTTTACGCGTACTGCGTCAGTGGCGGATTTCTACACCCCTATTCGTTCAGGTACTGACATCACTTTCCTGTCAGGCGTATTGCTGTACCTGATGACCAACGAAAAATATAACCGCGAATACACCGAAGCCTATACCAACGCCAGCCTGATCGTACGTGAGGATTACCACTTCGAAGATGGCCTGTTCAGCGGTTACGACGCCGAAAAACGCAAATACGACAAAACCAGCTGGAACTACGAGCTGGATGAGAAAGGCTTTGCGAAGCGCGACACCACCCTGCAACACCCGCGCTGCGTGTGGAACCTGCTGAAAGAGCACGTTTCCCGCTATACGCCGGAAGTTGTTGAAAACATCTGCGGTACGCCGAAGGCGGACTTCCTGAAGGTGTGTGAACTGATCGCCGAAACCAGCGCGAAGGACAAAACCGCGTCGTTCCTGTATGCACTCGGCTGGACGCAGCACTCCATCGGCGCGCAGAACATCCGTACCATGGCGATGGTGCAGTTGCTGCTCGGCAACATGGGGATGGCAGGCGGCGGCGTGAACGCCCTGCGCGGCCACTCCAACATTCAGGGTCTGACCGACCTCGGCCTGCTGTCTCAAAGCCTGCCGGGTTACATGAACCTGCCAAGCGAGAAACAGACCGACCTGCAGACCTACCTGACGGCCAGCACGCCAAAACCGCTGCTCGAAGGCCAGGTAAACTACTGGGGCAACTATCCGAAGTTCTTCGTCTCGATGATGAAAGCCTTCTTCGGCGACAAAGCGACGGCGGAAAACAGCTGGGGCTTTGACTGGCTGCCTAAGTGGGACAAAGGCTACGACGTTCTGCAGTATTTCGAGATGATGCACCAGGGCAAAGTGAACGGCTATCTGTGCCAGGGCTTTAACCCGGTTGCCTCGTTCCCGAACAAGAACAAGGTTGTTGAGTCTCTGTCGAAGCTGAAGTTCCTGGTGACGATTGACCCGCTCAATACCGAGACCTCAACCTTCTGGCAGAACCACGGTGAATCGAACGACGTCGATCCATCAAAGATTCAGACCGAAGTGTTCCGTCTGCCGTCTACCTGCTTCGCGGAAGAGAACGGTTCTATCGTCAACTCAGGCCGCTGGCTGCAGTGGCACTGGAAAGGCGCGGACGCCCCGGGCATCGCCATGAACGACGGCGAGATCCTGGCCGGTATCTTCTTACGCCTGCGTAAGATGTATGCGGAAGAAGGCGGCGCGAACCCGGAACCAGTTCTCAACATGACCTGGAACTACTCGACGCCGGAAAACCCTGCGCCGGAAGAAGTGGCGATGGAAAGCAACGGTAAGGCGCTGGCGGACGTTATCGACCCGGCCACCGGTACCGTGCTGGCGAAGAAAGGCGATCAGCTCAGCACCTTCGCGCACCTGCGCGATGACGGCACCACGTCAAGCGGCTGCTGGATCTTCGCCGGTAGCTGGACGCCGAAGGGCAACCAGATGGCCAACCGCGATAACGCCGACCCGTCGGGCCTCGGCAATACGCTGGGCTGGGCATGGGCGTGGCCGCTCAACCGCCGTATCCTCTATAACCGCGCATCCGCTGACCCGCAGGGCAACCCGTGGGATCCGAAGCGTCAGCTTCTGAAGTGGGACGGCGCGAAATGGGGCGGCGTGGATATTCCGGACTACAGCACTGCCGCACCGGGCAGTGACGTTGGGCCGTTTATCATGCAGCCTGAAGGGATGGGACGCCTGTTTGCTATCGATAAGATGGCGGAAGGTCCGTTCCCGGAACACTACGAGCCGTTTGAGACGCCGCTGGGCACCAACCCGCTGCACCCGAACGTGGTTTCTAACCCGGCAGCCCGTATCTTCAAGAGCGATTTTGAAGCGCTGGGTAAAAAGGACAAGTTCCCGTACGTGGGCACTACCTACCGTCTGACCGAGCACTTCCACTACTGGACCAAGCACGCGCTGCTCAACGCCATCGCGCAGCCGGAACAGTTTGTGGAGATCGGCGAGAAGCTGGCGAACAAGCTCGGCATCGCCCATGGCGATACCGTGAAGGTCTCCTCTAACCGTGGCTATATCAAAGCCAAGGCGGTGGTGACCAAGCGTATTCGCACGCTGAACGTTCACGGTCAGCAGGTGGATACCATCGGCATCCCAATTCACTGGGGCTATGAGGGCGTGGCGAAGAAAGGGTTCATTGCGAACACCCTGACGCCGTTTGTCGGCGATGCGAACACGCAGACGCCGGAGTTTAAGGCCTTCCTCGTGAACGTGGAAAAGGTGTAA
- a CDS encoding alpha/beta hydrolase has protein sequence MALEQGIAQLVQGFIAAGRPSSRRHSIEVRRAGYIASTGLAGETETRVQVETLVLEGLTIRVFSPLNAPEILPAAIYYHGGCFISGGFDTHDNQLRQLAYYGNCRVIAIQYRLAPEHTFPAAHDDAERGANLVWQYADELGVDKNRLTLCGDSAGGHLALVTALRLKAKGLWQPVQLILIYPMLDATASFESYTLNGMDYVITRDTLLSGYEIYLAGAHRKHPEVSPLWREDFSGLPAVHIVTAEYDPLCDEGEALFQRLTEQGVACTAQRWLGVIHGFFQLGGISQSARDVMRDIAGRIQHARGA, from the coding sequence ATGGCACTGGAACAGGGTATTGCACAGCTGGTTCAGGGGTTTATCGCTGCAGGTCGGCCCTCGTCGCGTCGCCATAGCATTGAGGTGCGACGAGCAGGCTATATTGCCAGCACGGGGCTTGCCGGGGAGACCGAAACGCGCGTTCAGGTTGAAACGCTTGTTCTTGAAGGTCTTACCATTCGGGTATTTTCACCTCTTAATGCGCCTGAAATATTGCCTGCTGCCATCTACTATCACGGTGGATGCTTCATCAGCGGCGGCTTTGATACCCATGATAATCAACTGCGTCAGTTAGCGTACTACGGCAATTGTCGGGTAATTGCAATTCAGTACAGGCTGGCGCCGGAGCATACCTTCCCCGCCGCACATGACGATGCGGAAAGAGGTGCGAATCTGGTCTGGCAGTATGCAGACGAATTAGGCGTAGATAAGAACCGGCTGACCCTCTGTGGAGACAGCGCAGGAGGACATCTTGCGCTGGTGACGGCGCTGCGGCTTAAGGCTAAAGGGCTGTGGCAGCCTGTACAGCTTATTCTTATCTACCCCATGCTCGACGCCACGGCCAGTTTTGAAAGCTATACCCTCAACGGCATGGATTACGTGATCACTCGCGATACCCTGCTGAGCGGCTATGAAATATATCTGGCTGGAGCCCACCGTAAGCATCCTGAGGTTAGCCCGCTGTGGCGGGAAGACTTCAGCGGCCTGCCAGCTGTCCATATCGTTACCGCTGAGTACGATCCGTTATGCGATGAGGGGGAGGCGCTGTTTCAACGCCTCACGGAGCAAGGGGTGGCGTGTACCGCTCAGCGATGGCTGGGGGTCATCCATGGCTTCTTTCAGCTTGGCGGCATTAGCCAGTCTGCGCGAGACGTTATGCGGGATATCGCCGGGCGGATTCAGCATGCCCGGGGAGCGTGA
- the fdhE gene encoding formate dehydrogenase accessory protein FdhE: protein MSIRIIPQDELGSSEKRTAEYIPPLLFPRLKNLYNRRAERLRELAENNPLGDFLRFAALVAHAQEVVLYDHPLQMDLTARIKEANAQGKPPLDIHVLPRDKHWHKLLHSLIAELKPEMSGTALAVIENLEKASDLELEEMASALFASDFSLVSSDKAPFIWAALSLYWAQMASLIPGKARAEYGEARQFCPVCGSMPVSSMVQIGTTQGLRYLHCNLCETEWHVVRIKCSNCEQTRDLNYWSLENEEAAVKAESCGDCGTYLKILYQEKDPKVEAVADDLASLILDAKMEQEGFARSSINPFLFPGEGE from the coding sequence ATGAGTATTCGCATAATCCCGCAAGATGAGCTGGGGTCGAGCGAGAAACGCACGGCGGAGTATATTCCGCCGTTGTTATTCCCCAGACTCAAGAACCTCTACAACCGCCGCGCAGAGCGTCTGCGCGAGCTGGCAGAGAACAACCCGCTGGGCGATTTTCTGCGTTTTGCCGCGCTGGTCGCCCACGCGCAGGAAGTGGTGCTATACGACCACCCGCTGCAAATGGATCTGACCGCGCGCATCAAAGAAGCCAACGCGCAGGGCAAGCCGCCGCTGGACATTCACGTCCTGCCGCGCGACAAGCACTGGCATAAACTGCTGCATTCGCTGATTGCCGAGCTGAAGCCGGAGATGAGCGGCACGGCGCTGGCGGTCATTGAGAATCTGGAAAAAGCCTCTGACCTGGAACTGGAAGAGATGGCGAGCGCGCTGTTTGCCTCCGACTTCTCGCTGGTCAGCAGCGATAAAGCACCGTTTATCTGGGCTGCGCTGTCGCTCTACTGGGCGCAAATGGCGAGCCTGATCCCGGGCAAAGCCCGCGCCGAATACGGCGAGGCGCGCCAGTTCTGCCCGGTCTGCGGCTCCATGCCGGTATCAAGCATGGTGCAAATCGGCACCACTCAGGGGCTGCGCTACCTGCACTGCAACCTGTGTGAAACCGAGTGGCACGTGGTGCGCATCAAGTGCAGCAACTGCGAGCAGACCCGCGACCTGAACTACTGGTCGCTGGAAAATGAAGAAGCGGCGGTGAAAGCGGAAAGCTGCGGCGACTGCGGGACCTACCTGAAGATTCTGTATCAGGAAAAAGACCCGAAAGTCGAAGCGGTGGCCGACGATCTCGCCTCGCTGATTCTGGACGCGAAAATGGAGCAGGAGGGCTTTGCCCGCAGCTCGATTAACCCGTTCCTGTTCCCGGGTGAAGGGGAGTAA
- a CDS encoding DUF1471 domain-containing protein has protein sequence MKSIKTFVAVIALATSFGSFAAQTVTATASTIDGAEAKIAAQAQEAGASSYKITQAFSGNRVHMTAELTK, from the coding sequence ATGAAAAGCATCAAAACTTTTGTCGCTGTAATCGCTCTGGCTACTTCTTTCGGTTCTTTCGCTGCACAGACCGTGACCGCAACCGCGTCAACCATTGACGGCGCAGAAGCGAAAATCGCGGCTCAGGCTCAGGAAGCCGGCGCGTCATCCTACAAAATTACCCAGGCGTTCTCAGGTAACCGCGTACACATGACTGCTGAATTGACTAAATAA
- a CDS encoding AzlD domain-containing protein yields MGNMTFFILGIAILSAGTYLMRLGGAKLGNRLALSERSQALLSDAATVLLFSVALATTFYEGEHFAGMARVLGVAFAVFLAWRKMPLIVVIVAAAVVTALLRVAGIN; encoded by the coding sequence ATGGGAAACATGACGTTTTTTATTCTTGGCATCGCCATTTTGTCTGCGGGCACGTATTTAATGCGGCTTGGCGGGGCAAAGCTGGGCAACCGGCTGGCGCTTTCTGAACGGTCTCAGGCGCTGCTTTCGGACGCGGCAACGGTATTGCTGTTTTCCGTCGCGCTGGCGACCACGTTTTACGAAGGAGAACATTTCGCCGGGATGGCGCGCGTGCTGGGCGTGGCGTTTGCGGTGTTTCTCGCCTGGCGCAAAATGCCGTTAATTGTGGTGATCGTGGCGGCGGCAGTGGTGACGGCGCTGTTGCGCGTGGCGGGCATAAACTAA
- the fabY gene encoding fatty acid biosynthesis protein FabY yields the protein MYHLRVPQTEEELDAYYQFRWEMLRKPLHQPKGSERDAWDAMAHHQMVMDEEGNLVAVGRLYINADNEASIRFMAVHPSVQDKGLGTLMAMTLESVARQEGVKRVTCSAREDAVEFFAKLGFVNQGEITAPQTTPIRHFLMIKPIATLDDILHRADWCGQLQQAWYEHIPLSEKMGVRIQQYTGQKFITTMPETGNQNPHHTLFAGSLFSLATLTGWGLIWLMLRERHLGGTIILADAHIRYSAPISGKPSAVADLGALGGDLDRLARGRKARVQMQVELFGDETPGAVFEGTYIVLPAKPYGAYEEGGNEEE from the coding sequence ATGTATCACCTTCGAGTACCGCAAACGGAAGAAGAGTTAGACGCTTATTACCAGTTCCGCTGGGAAATGCTGCGCAAGCCACTGCATCAGCCAAAAGGCTCTGAACGCGACGCCTGGGACGCGATGGCCCACCATCAGATGGTGATGGACGAAGAGGGCAACCTTGTTGCCGTCGGGCGTTTGTATATCAACGCCGATAACGAAGCCTCTATTCGCTTTATGGCGGTTCATCCCTCCGTGCAGGACAAAGGTCTGGGGACGCTAATGGCGATGACCCTTGAGTCCGTCGCCCGTCAGGAAGGCGTTAAGCGCGTCACCTGTAGCGCCCGCGAAGATGCTGTAGAGTTCTTTGCCAAACTTGGTTTTGTTAACCAGGGTGAAATTACCGCTCCGCAAACCACGCCGATTCGTCACTTTTTGATGATCAAACCCATCGCCACGCTGGACGACATTCTCCATCGCGCGGACTGGTGCGGGCAGCTGCAGCAGGCCTGGTATGAACACATCCCTCTGAGTGAAAAAATGGGCGTGCGCATCCAGCAGTACACCGGGCAAAAATTCATTACCACCATGCCGGAAACCGGCAATCAGAACCCTCACCACACCCTGTTTGCCGGCAGTCTGTTTTCCCTGGCGACGCTCACCGGTTGGGGGCTGATCTGGCTAATGCTGCGCGAGCGGCATCTCGGCGGCACCATTATTCTGGCCGATGCCCACATTCGCTATAGCGCACCGATAAGCGGCAAGCCGAGCGCGGTGGCGGACCTTGGCGCGCTGGGTGGTGATCTTGACCGTCTGGCGCGTGGCCGAAAAGCACGCGTGCAGATGCAGGTTGAGCTGTTCGGCGATGAAACGCCGGGCGCGGTGTTTGAAGGCACCTATATCGTTCTCCCTGCGAAGCCGTACGGTGCGTATGAAGAGGGTGGGAACGAGGAGGAGTGA
- the fdoI gene encoding formate dehydrogenase cytochrome b556 subunit → MRKRDTIVRYTAPERINHWVTAFCFMLAAISGLGFFFPSFNWLMQIMGTPQLARILHPFVGVIMFASFIIMFFRYWHHNLINRDDIFWAKNIRKIVVNEEVGDTGRYNFGQKCVFWAAIIFLVLLLVSGVIIWRPYFAPAFSIPVIRFALMLHSFAAVALIVVIMVHIYAALWVKGTITAMVEGWVTSTWAKKHHPRWYREVRQKQEKSSE, encoded by the coding sequence ATGAGAAAACGTGACACCATCGTGCGCTACACCGCACCGGAACGCATCAACCACTGGGTCACCGCCTTCTGCTTCATGCTGGCGGCGATAAGCGGGCTGGGGTTCTTCTTCCCGTCCTTCAACTGGCTGATGCAGATCATGGGGACACCACAGCTGGCGCGTATTCTGCACCCGTTTGTGGGCGTCATCATGTTCGCGTCGTTTATCATCATGTTTTTCCGCTACTGGCACCATAACCTAATCAATCGGGATGATATCTTTTGGGCGAAGAATATTCGTAAGATCGTCGTCAACGAGGAAGTAGGTGATACCGGGCGTTATAACTTCGGCCAGAAATGCGTATTCTGGGCGGCGATTATCTTCCTGGTCCTGTTGCTGGTGAGCGGCGTGATCATCTGGCGTCCGTACTTTGCGCCTGCTTTCTCAATCCCGGTGATCCGATTCGCGCTGATGCTGCATTCATTTGCCGCAGTGGCGTTAATTGTGGTTATCATGGTGCATATTTACGCCGCCCTCTGGGTGAAAGGCACCATTACCGCGATGGTGGAAGGATGGGTAACCAGCACGTGGGCGAAGAAACATCACCCGCGCTGGTACCGAGAGGTCCGCCAGAAACAGGAAAAGTCATCTGAATGA
- the fdxH gene encoding formate dehydrogenase subunit beta — MAYQSQDIIRRSATNGFTPAPQARDHQQEVAKLIDVTTCIGCKACQVACSEWNDIRDEVGHNVGVYDNPADLTAKSWTVMRFSEVEQNDKLEWLIRKDGCMHCADPGCLKACPSEGAIIQYANGIVDFQSEQCIGCGYCIAGCPFDVPRMNPEDNRVYKCTLCVDRVNVGQEPACVKTCPTGAIHFGSKEDMKTLAAERVGELKTRGYDNAGLYDPAGVGGTHVMYVLHHADKPNLYHGLPENPEISATVKFWKGIWKPLAAVGFAATFAASIFHYVGVGPNRAEEEDDNLHEEKDEVRK, encoded by the coding sequence ATGGCTTATCAATCTCAAGACATTATCCGTCGTTCCGCGACTAACGGTTTCACGCCCGCGCCTCAGGCGCGGGACCACCAGCAGGAAGTGGCGAAACTTATCGACGTGACCACCTGTATCGGCTGTAAAGCCTGTCAGGTGGCCTGTTCAGAGTGGAACGACATCCGTGATGAAGTGGGTCACAACGTCGGGGTGTACGACAACCCGGCAGACCTGACCGCCAAGTCCTGGACGGTGATGCGTTTCTCTGAAGTGGAGCAGAACGACAAGCTGGAATGGCTTATCCGCAAAGACGGCTGTATGCACTGTGCGGATCCGGGCTGCCTGAAGGCATGTCCGTCAGAAGGGGCAATCATTCAGTATGCCAACGGCATCGTCGACTTCCAGTCCGAACAGTGCATCGGCTGCGGCTACTGCATCGCCGGCTGCCCGTTCGACGTGCCGCGCATGAACCCGGAAGACAACCGCGTCTACAAGTGCACGCTGTGCGTTGACCGCGTTAACGTGGGCCAGGAGCCTGCATGCGTGAAGACCTGCCCAACCGGCGCTATCCACTTTGGCTCCAAAGAGGATATGAAAACGCTGGCGGCAGAGCGCGTGGGCGAGCTGAAAACCCGTGGTTACGACAACGCGGGCCTGTACGATCCGGCCGGGGTTGGCGGTACGCACGTCATGTACGTGCTGCACCACGCCGACAAGCCGAACCTGTATCATGGCCTGCCGGAGAACCCGGAAATCAGCGCCACCGTGAAGTTCTGGAAAGGCATCTGGAAACCGCTGGCAGCGGTCGGTTTTGCTGCCACCTTCGCAGCGAGCATCTTCCACTACGTCGGCGTTGGTCCGAACCGCGCGGAAGAGGAAGACGACAACCTGCATGAAGAGAAAGACGAGGTGCGCAAATGA